In the genome of Misgurnus anguillicaudatus chromosome 11, ASM2758022v2, whole genome shotgun sequence, one region contains:
- the LOC129416652 gene encoding H-2 class II histocompatibility antigen, A-F beta chain: MKAFLLVVAFLESILGAEEHAYQQFIECSNSEGQVALWNYGYDGKDIMHMDLVNEAVVATSKPGQRLAEERQSREYIKRKEDKLKMVCSAVKTVFLMSNNSLSKAAKPTVFLSSGGKKEQEYLKCVVHGFYPNVIRVRWSWTQTGRHIYYGVSTTGILPHRDGKFQITSFLSLANISDHSVTCEIEHLSISGKLSIPYEKKEFTEHVLLAVACFLLGLAFTCLPLLIRCIWQHTRKPPIDERNDTSADSETSINLMNVSQET; encoded by the exons ATGAAGGCTTTTCTGCTTGTTGTTGCTTTTCTTGAAAGCATCCTTGGCGCAG AAGAACATGCATATCAGCAGTTTATTGAGTGCTCCAATAGTGAAGGTCAAGTTGCTTTATGGAACTATGGGTATGATGGCAAAGACATAATGCATATGGATTTAGTGAATGAAGCAGTGGTTGCTACAAGTAAACCAGGTCAGCGTTTAGCAGAGGAGAGACAAAGCAGGGAATACATTAAGAGAAAAGAAGACAAACTAAAAATGGTGTGCTCTGCTGTGAAAACTGTTTTCCTGATGTCCAACAACTCTCTCTCCAAGGCAG CAAAGCCAACAGTGTTTCTATCTTCTGGAGGAAAGAAAGAACAAGAATATCTTAAATGTGTTGTACATGGCTTCTATCCAAATGTCATTCGAGTGCGTTGGAGTTGGACCCAAACAGGAAGACACATTTATTATGGCGTTTCGACTACTGGAATACTCCCTCACAGAGATGGCAAATTCCAGATAACCTCCTTTCTTAGCCTGGCTAACATTAGTGACCACAGTGTTACCTGTGAGATCGAACACTTAAGCATCAGTGGAAAACTGAGTATACCTTATG AGAAGAAAGAATTCACAGAACATGTACTTTTGGCAGTGGCTTGCTTTCTGCTTGGGTTGGCATTCACGTGCCTACCTCTTCTGATTAGGTGCATATGGCAACATACAAGAAAACCACCTATAGATGAGAGAAATGACACAAGTGCTGATTCAGAAACATCTATCAATTTGATGAATGTCTCACAGGAAACATGA
- the LOC129416654 gene encoding uncharacterized protein: MLNTRAFGLFLLLYPKIIEMWTDYNAVNVLAYTRVMGNGSMDQAVVVLVNEAIFAYFDHTKQTFVLRPSASAGFSVLEKRDSTFCLTEVIKGFPRQEKYVKKLKEETRSKPRLARPSIQVYTEFPEEKGKANTFYCYATHFYPGDIEMNLFVNGQIVKGETSDLTYGKDWTFRVYKYVTITPEPGDEYICEVKHSSMAEPKVIMWRPDFSEYVSHPYWAYALSLGILLGITVCVIYLIRKWHSQI, encoded by the exons ATGTTAAACACAAGAGCATTTGGGTTATTTCTTCTGCTGTATCCAAAGATCATCGAGATGTGGACAG ACTACAATGCAGTCAATGTCCTGGCCTATACTCGAGTAATGGGAAATGGCTCGATGGATCAAGCAGTGGTTGTTTTGGTCAATGAGGCCATATTTGCATACTTTGACCACACGAAACAAACATTTGTTCTACGTCCAAGTGCAAGCGCAGGGTTCTCGGTCCTGGAGAAGCGTGACAGCACCTTCTGCCTGACAGAGGTCATAAAGGGATTCCCTCGCCAAGAGAAATATGTGAAGAAGCTTAAAGAGGAGACACGATCAAAGCCCCGTTTAG CACGCCCTTCCATTCAAGTGTATACTGAGTTTCCTGAGGAGAAGGGGAAAGCAAACACCTTTTACTGCTATGCAACTCACTTCTATCCTGGTGACATTGAAATGAATCTTTTTGTAAATGGCCAGATTGTGAAGGGAGAAACATCTGATTTAACGTACGGAAAAGACTGGACTTTTAGAGTATACAAGTATGTGACTATCACCCCAGAGCCTGGAGATGAGTATATATGTGAAGTGAAACATAGCAGTATGGCAGAACCCAAAGTTATTATGTGGA gGCCTGACTTTTCTGAATATGTATCACATCCTTACTGGGCTTATGCACTGTCTCTAGGCATTCTTCTGGGAATAACTGTATGTGTCATTTATCTAATTAGAAAATGGCATTCCCAAATATAG